The Cytobacillus sp. NJ13 sequence AGTACATAACGATCATTTAAAGCGGCTAATCGATGCAGCAGATGGAATGGACATTACCTACCATCGCGCCTTTGATGAGGCCGGTGATCAATTTGCAGCTTTGGAAAGTCTAAAGCAGTATCCGCAAATTTCGAGGATCCTTACATCCGGCGGCCGAAAAAGTGCTGCAGATGCAGCAGAAAGACTAAAAAGCCTGCATGATCTTACAGCAGATAGTCATATAAAGATCATGGCGGGTTCAGGTCTTTCAATTGAAAATATCAGATCATTTTTGGATGTGGTGCCAGTCTCTGAAGTTCATTTTGGTACAGGAGTCCGTGTAAAATCCAGCTATGAGCACGCGATTGATCCTGAGAGAGTGCTAAAGGTAAAGAAAATAATCGGTGCATAATGTGAAAAGGGCTTTAGCGGAATGCGACCTGATGAGTTATGGGGTATTGTGTGTGAGGGAGTTTTTATCACATAATAATATAAGAATATTGCCATTAAAAAAGACAGGGAAATCACCTGTCTTTTTATATTACGAAAAAACCTATAAAAATAAATTAAACCGCATAAGATTTTAGAAGATAACGTTCTATAAACTCAGCTAATCCATCATTTTCGTGGTGCTCTGTAACAAAATCAGCTGCTGCTTTAACCTTTTCGCTGGCGTTCCCCATTGCCACACCAGTACCGGCATGACGAAGCATCTCTATATCATTGGGGCCGTCTCCAATGGCTGCAACTTCATTGGGACTAATTTGAAATTCAGCAAGTAAGCTTTTGATAGCAGCCCATTTGGAAACATCTGGAGCAACCAGCTCAAACCCGTCATCCCAATCGATGACCCCTGCTTCCGATTTAAACAAAGCGGATAATTCAGGACTTGCTGCACCTGTTCGAACACTATATTTAAGAACATCCTGATAAGTTGCCTGTCTTAAATCTCCAATATACTGCGGCGGAATTTTCCCAACCTTTGTCCAATAATCGATTTCTTCGTTCGTTTCCTTACAAAATAGCCCAGTTGCTGTATGGATTATTACATTGCATGGACTTTCTGAGGTCAGATGGTGAAAGCGTTCTTCATTCAATCGTACGGTTTTTATTTGCGTAGCCCTTCCTGTCTCTGCATCGTGAATAGCGGCACCATTCAAACAAATCATAGGAGTTTGTAATCCAATTTCTTTATGGTAGGGAGCGGTTACTTCATAATGTCGGCCAGTGGCTAGAAACACCATGACTCCCTGATCTATGAGCCGATAAATGGCTTCCTTATTTCTTTCAGAAATGTAATTTGAGGCTTTAAGGAGTGTACCATCCATATCAATAAATATTGCACGCATATTCATTTATACTGCCTCCTCATTCGTTGTTAAACCAATCATATCCTCTGAATATTAATGCCAGGTAAACTCAGTGTATAGATTACGTGTTTTTTTGAAGCAGAAAATGCTTCTTCAGGATAAAAATGTTATTTCATTAACAGGGGTTTAAGAAGAAGTGATCGGTCTTTTGATTAAGGTTAAATTTTTGCTGTGCCTAACTTTCACAATGAATAGAGGGATAGACTATGAATATTATTCGTGCTTGTGAAGCAAAAGGAAATATAAGAAATGAGATGAGTGTTATTTTTGTAGACGGCTTCTATCAATGGCTGCATTATTTTTCAAAGGATAAAGCTAAACTTTACAGGACATTTGTACATATGTTTAATACAGAGGTCTTCTATACAGCTACAGTTGGCAATCATATTACGGCTATAGCCGCCTGCACAAACAATATACCTTCAGTGAAATTGAAATATAGTGAATGTATAAAGCATCTTGGTTTAATCATGGGAAGTATTGCTTATATCATTCTCAAAAAAGAATTTGAGAAAAAGCAATATCCCTTTCAAATATCTGAAAATATGGGTGCAATAGAGTTTGTAGCAACTTCGGTTAATTATAGAGGACAGGGTGTGGCGACTGAACTGCTAAAATCGATAATGGATTCAACTTCATATTGCGAATATGTTCTAGAGGTAGCAGATACCAATACAAATGCAATCAAGCTTTATGAAAAACTGGGATTTGCAGAGTTTATGCGTATACCTCAAAAGCATAGTGAAAGAAGTGGTGTCAATAATCTTGTCTATATGAAGCATTTGAAGAAGAAAGAAGTTGATTCCCTGGGGCCTATCCTCTGATGTGATGGCTAATAGACGAGCTGAGAAACCCTAATGCTGTATATTTGATTTGAAACCATTTATATAAAAATAGAAAAGGAATACTGTCAGGTTTATTTCCACGAAAAAGAAGCTTAATAGAGGTAAAGTAAAGACATCAATTATACTTTGCATGGAATTCGATTAAAAAAATATTTCTAAGAAGGAGATTATTATCAATGGCATCTGTATTCAAAGAAGAGATACTCTATCGGATTCAGATTAGGACCCGTTAGCTCATTTTTTTGTAAGAGTCTTTTATTTTACTTAATAGGGTCATAGAAAAAGAAAAATAAGGAGCGGTGGTTGCAGTGATTAATGGCTGGATTCTTACACTTATTATCTTGCTGATTATAATCCTTTGTCTTTACTTTATTACCAGATATAAAAAACAAGCGGTTCAGGTATTTACTTTGGAGAGTTTTTTAAATGCACATCACTGGAATGAAAGTGCAGATACAAATAAAAATATACTGGATTCTATTAAAGGATTTTTTGATGAAGCCGAACATGCTGGGAACGGCGATGAGAGTAATACAGAAGACAGCGATGATGGAGGAGATGGCGGGGGAGAATGAGTGCCGGCAGTTTACCGGGAATAACCTAGACCATGAGTTCCAAGGTACCCAATTGTGAAGGGCTTTTGGTCCCGGTGTTTGAAAAAGCTATGTTATATTTTCATGAACTTTCTTAAAAGAAGGTTAATGTATGTAAAATAATGGATCATGACCTTCTATTTCCGTGCAGATTCTTCTATGATTACTACTGTAACAAATATAGCAGCCAAGGAGGAATTGGAAATGAAAAAATGGTTATTAGCTATGATGGCAGTTTTAATGATTACAGGTGTGGCTACAGGCTGCAACAATGAAGATGACACTGACGAGACTAACACAGAGGAAACTGAAGATACGGGAACAGAAGAAGGCACTGAAGAAGGAACTGAAGAAGGATCTGAAGAGGAAACAGAGTAAAGATTCAAATTCAAAGAAAGTGCGCCTTTTGGGAAGGTGCACTTTTCTTTTGGAAAAACAGCTTTTTAAACAGGTTGTTTTAGCAAACTCGATTTTTCGGCTTCATGGAGCCTTCTTGACGACCATTTTCTTCTCGCTACACGATTTTTCGGCTACTTGAAGCATTCATGGCGATCCTTTTCTTCTCCCTACACGATTTTTCGGCTTCATGAAGCATTCATGACGACTATTTTCTTTTCGCTCCTTACTTTTTCGGCTTCATGACAGCCCCAGGGCGACCGTTTCCTCCTCGCTCCTCGATTTTTCGGCTTCAAGAAGCCTTCATGGCGACCATTTTCTTTTCGCTCCTCACTTTTTCGGCTTCATGACAGCCTCATGGCGACCGTTTTCTCCTCGTTGGTTTTTGTATATCATTTACTGAGTTGATTCTAGCGAAAGGTGCGATATCCTCGAAAATGCTATCGCATTTTCTTCGTGCGGTGATTATTCTTGGATGCTTACTCAAAGTCCTGCGGGAGTAGCGGGACAGGTGAGACCCCGCAGACGCGCAGCGTCGAGGAGGCTCACCGCCCGCCCCGCGGAAAGCGAGCAGCCTAGAGCGGAAATCAGCGGACAACATTGATAGACGAAAAACAACAATTTATACGAAAATAGCCTTAAACAATGTACAAATAATTCCATAAGTAGTTTGACGAGACTGGCAGTTCCGTGCTACATTAATTTCATAATACAAAAAGGTGTGGTGAAGTATGTCGGTAGTAGGTGTCAACTAATTGTTATTAGTTGAATAAGGTGTTTATTTTCTGGTTTTAGCCAGTTTATTAAGAATGCCTTTTTTCAAACATCACTTGTTTGAATACCTGCTACAAGACTGCTTCCATTTCTATATATTCGTGTAGCTTTAGACACTAAGCCTGCTTTAGGGATTAGTTTGTTTATGCCTGTTCGAAATATACGCCCGCGGAAGCTTTCTGCCCAATTCAAATTGGCGGTGGGGAAGGCTTTTGCGGGCTATTTTATTTGGAATGAGGCAGAGAGAATGAATCAAATGACTTTTGAGAAATTACAATACCACGAATTGAAGAATAAAGTGAAACAGCATTGCGTCAGCAGTTTAGGGAAAGAGCTGATCGACCGGTTGCAGCCGAGCTCGAATATGAAAGCCGTCCGCAATCGATTAAATGAAACAAGCGAGGCTCGAAGGCTGCTGGACGCCGAAAAGCATCTGCCATTAACCGGCATTTCCAATATCACAAGCCATATTGAAAAATTGGAAAAAGGCATCATATTAACTCCATCAGAGTTAAACGCTGTATCCGATTTTTTAAGAGGCTGCCGGAAAATCAAAAAGTTTATGGCTGATAAAGAATTTTTTGCGCCAGTCCTGTACACTTATGCGCTATCTATGACTGAATTTAGAAATATCGAAGAAGAGATCTTATATGCGATTAAAGGAAACATGGTTGATTCTGGTGCCAGCAAAGAGCTGAAACGAATTAGAAACCACATTGCGAAAACAGAAGGAAAAATCGAAGAACGATTGAATAAGTTTTTGAGAAGCGGAGCAAATAAGGAATACATCCAGGAATTCTATATTAGCAAGAAGGATGACCGCTTCACGATCCCGATAAAAGCATCCTTTAAAAATCAAGTAGCGGGAACAGTGGTTGAAACATCCTCGAAAGGGTCGACTGTTTTCATAGAGCCTGATGCAGTTTCAAAGCTCAATGTTGAATTGGCGATGCTAAAATCGGAGGAGTCGGTAGAGGAATATCAAATATTAGCCACGCTTTCCGGAGCGATTCTTGAAGCCATTCATGAGATCCGCATCAATATTGAATGCATCAGCCAGTACGACATGATTTTTGCGAAAGCGAAGTACAGCAAAAGTACGGACGCCATTGAACCGGAGATTAATAATCATGGGTATATCAAATTAGTAAGCAGTAAACACCCTTTATTAGAAGGAA is a genomic window containing:
- a CDS encoding copper homeostasis protein CutC; the protein is MLIEVIADTLSDALIAQEAGAGRIELVTGLAEGGLTPGYGVIERVCKELKIPVNVMIRPHSRGFCYSEEDIDIMIQDIKICNKSGAAGVVFGVLTPDQQVHNDHLKRLIDAADGMDITYHRAFDEAGDQFAALESLKQYPQISRILTSGGRKSAADAAERLKSLHDLTADSHIKIMAGSGLSIENIRSFLDVVPVSEVHFGTGVRVKSSYEHAIDPERVLKVKKIIGA
- a CDS encoding HAD family hydrolase, coding for MNMRAIFIDMDGTLLKASNYISERNKEAIYRLIDQGVMVFLATGRHYEVTAPYHKEIGLQTPMICLNGAAIHDAETGRATQIKTVRLNEERFHHLTSESPCNVIIHTATGLFCKETNEEIDYWTKVGKIPPQYIGDLRQATYQDVLKYSVRTGAASPELSALFKSEAGVIDWDDGFELVAPDVSKWAAIKSLLAEFQISPNEVAAIGDGPNDIEMLRHAGTGVAMGNASEKVKAAADFVTEHHENDGLAEFIERYLLKSYAV
- a CDS encoding GNAT family N-acetyltransferase; this encodes MNIIRACEAKGNIRNEMSVIFVDGFYQWLHYFSKDKAKLYRTFVHMFNTEVFYTATVGNHITAIAACTNNIPSVKLKYSECIKHLGLIMGSIAYIILKKEFEKKQYPFQISENMGAIEFVATSVNYRGQGVATELLKSIMDSTSYCEYVLEVADTNTNAIKLYEKLGFAEFMRIPQKHSERSGVNNLVYMKHLKKKEVDSLGPIL